AACAAAGGAGGTTGCTGCACGGTCTAAATAGTTCTGCCTAATTGGACACAGGTGTGCGTGTTCCACCTCTGATGGCTGAGTGTGCTGTAACAGAAATACCcattaggtggcagcagagcagcacactcaCCCAAGACAGTTTGTTGACCATCATCAAAAACAGCCCACTGTGTTGCCAAGCTAGCTGTTAGCTATTGCTTGCAAGTTGAGGAGCACCTTCCTTTACAGTATTCATCACACCCTTCTACCACCAACACCTAGCATCCTCTTCCTCACGTACATCAAGGAGCTGAAATGACGCCCCCTAGTGTTTAGGAGGCACACAGCATTTGTCCAAGGATGGAATTACAGATGCAAAGTCTACTTCACATGCAAGTATTTGGGAAATGGGAGTATATACTATATGTACACTcttttgtactgtatatactgtaccatACTGTGTAATATTGTaggtactgtactatactgtatatatatatatatatatatatatatatatatatatattgtatatgctGTATAGTAAGCCTGCAAAGCTGCTTTGTTATGACACACGCAGAGCAGGATATTACATGTTGGATGTGGCATGAtgatttactgtacatgcatgtaTATCTTTCAGGGATATAGATTAACTTACAAATACTCCCTGCTGCCTAATGTacgtattgtattattttaagatgtcaATGCATACACACGTGTTTTTCCTGCTGAAAAccatgcgcacacacacccaaacacacacacacacaaaagtaagCATCTTGACTGCAGTGTCTAAAAGGGGGCTGTAATGAGAGAGGGATGGGGGGAATAAATGGTAGCGGAATGCTGCAGGAAAAAGGGGtggtatgtacacacacacacacacacacacacacacgaacgtGAAATCCATGTGTGATGTTGAATAATGGATTATGTGTGTATACATTGCATGGATGATGCtgaatcataaaaaaataaaacacatcataTATATTGTGAACAAGAAttggatgacactacagtcatcggactgatcactggtggtgttgaaacgtcatacagaagagaggtggcagacctcatagcttggtgtcatgataacaatctccttctcaatacagagaagactaaagagatgatcattgacccaagaacaagggaaaaggagccgcatagacccctgtttattgatgagactgaggtggagagggtgaaaaccttcaagttccttggcacacacatcagcgaggacctcacctggtctcacaacacccaacaaattctgaagaagtcccaaaggagactgtacttcctgagaagactgaggaaatttggcatgtccaccacaatcctgagttgcttctacagatgcactatggaaagtgtccttaccgcctccatcactgtttggtacggtaactgtacaacacgtgataggaaggcactccagcgggtgatcaagacctcacagaacattgttggggcagccctcccctcactgcaagacatttataaaactagagtcctacgcagaacacacaacctcatcaaggacagcacacatccacaacactcattattcacactcctaccgtcaggcagacgctacaggagtttgaagtccaggaccacaaggctggcaaacagcttttacccacaggccatcaggctcctcaacgaagcactcgcacacgccgcacgcaacacacgcacacactcatagcactttatttatttatttatttatttatttgtattatttacttgtattaatgtctcttctgttgttgttgcttaatttattggtatatatgtttatgtgtttatgtttcttatgttcttattctttcatttgttttctttcttttcttgggagaatgaacagaataagattttcattgcatagtataactgctgttttactatgcacatgacaataaaactctcttgatcttgatatggcatatgtatataatgtatatgatATAGTGGACAATACATTGTAGTGTAGTATGTTGAATGAGTATATAcggtgtatgtacagtatatagtgtatatgacATATAGTGAATGATACATTGTTGTGTAGTATGTTGAATGAGTATATAcggtgtatgtacagtatatagtgtatatgacATATAGTGGATGATACATTGTAGTGTAGTATGTTGAATAAGGAATTTTCAAGGAATATTTGCAGCAGTAAGgacataacccccccccccccccccccccccccccccccatcatcAGACTACTCTGTGAATGCCATATTCAGGCTGCAAGAAGACAACAGAGTACACGAATATGAGTGCCGTCATTTACACAAAGACTATGAGTACTTTGTCTCCTCTGCAGTATGTGGCGTTTGCCTCGctcttcttcatcctcctctcCATCTCCACCTTCTGCCTGGAGACCCACGAAGTCTTCAACACCATCTACAACAAGACCGAGAACGTCACAGTTGGCAACGTGACACACGAGGAGGTACTGCTTTACTTCTTGACTTGTGTACTCTCCATTGACCTCATCGATTGCAATCAATTCATTTCCTAATGATGGGATttaaatagaatatagatagTGTAAATATAGAGTGCAGGGAATAAGTAAGACATGTTTATGCtagctgcatttgaagaggGAGAGGCACAACGTCAAACTAAAAAGAGCATAAAATAAaggctatactgtacattaatttGCATTTTATTGAACACACAGAAgcatccaaacacagaaataatacaaaacaaagaTAATATATGGCACGTTTTCTACAATTTGTATTGCATAATGTatcatttgtcttattttatttgtgaaatgcgtcATGACACAAGATGTAACCTGCCTGACAGAAGAAAACACCACCAAAGTCAACAGTGCAACAGTGCATTCTTTTCTTTGTCTGTGTTGACATGATGGCCGACTTATACATTAGTAAGGAAATAAATCAGCAAATATGTCTTTCCCTCGCTTCATGTGGAATAAAAAGTCTTTTCAGATCATTAGATGAAAGTTTCACGTTGGAACGTTGGAACTCTGCTTAATTTCTTCATCTtgttcatacagtacatacagtcatggaaaaaatgacgaGAGCACCctggtttcttcagtttattgatcctttTTAATGCCTTGTGTGGACAAAtatcatgatgataacaaacAGAGCTCATAAGAGTTTTATTTAAGAGCTGAGGTTTAgaaacttccatgcttttcttcataataaccaAACTCACTTCAGTTTTTCCATGAATAGCTCTAGCATTGTACAGCCAATaatggaactcttatgagctatttttgctgtcattgttatatttgtccaaacaaaggtacctttagttgtatcatgcattcaaatgaacaagaaactgaagaaacaaagccGCTCTACAGTAAttgtttgtatatatgtatatactgtatatatatatttgtatatatcaTTTTTGTGGTACATTTTCCAGGGAACTTTTATTTGGCGGCGTGCTTGCATATTTATATTGGCGTGTGACATATAGTCTTGCATTTCTTCTGCAGATCGTGTATGAAGTGGTGACAGACGGTTGGCTGACGTACGTGGAGGGCGTGTGTGTCATCTGGTTCACCATCGAGGTTCTGCTGCGCGTCATCTTCTGCCCTGATAAAGCCGAGTTCTTCCGCAGCGCCCTGAACATCATCGACTTTGTGGCCATCGTGCCCTTCTACCTGGAGGTAGCGCTGAGCGGACTGTCGTCCAAAACGGCCAAAGACGTGCTGAGCTTCCTGCGCGTGGTGCGCTTCGTTCGAATCCTGCGTATCTTCAAGCTCACCCGCCACTTTGTGGGTTTGCGTGTGCTGGGCCACACCCTGAGAGCCAGCACCAATGAGTTCCTGCTGCTCATCATCTTCCTGGCACTGGGCGTCCTTATCTTCGCTACCATGATTTACTATGCCGAACGCATAGGTGCTGACCCGGATGACCCCACCGCTGCTGCCCACACAAACTTCAAGAACATCCCCATTGGGTTCTGGTGGGCCGTGGTGACCATGACCACGCTGGGCTACGGGGACATGTACCCGGAGACTTGGTCAGGAATGTTGGTGGGCGCCCTCTGTGCCTTGGCCGGCGTATTGACCATCGCTATGCCCGTTCCCGTCATCGTAAACAACTTTGGCATGTACTACTCACTGGCCATGGCCAAGCAAAAGCTCCCCAAGAAGAGGAACAAGCATATACCTCGAGCACCGCAGCCTGGCAGTCCTAACTACTGCAAACCGGATGCTCTCGCCATGGCCACAGCTTCACCGCACAGGCTCATGGGGAATGTGCTCGGGCCTGGCATGGTGGCATCCGGCAGCTTGATCGCTGCTGGAGATTGTCCGCTGGCACAGGAGGAGATCATCGACATCAACAGAGCAGGTGTGTCATCCATCGATGAAAGCACAGCAAGTTGAGTGGGCCGTGCCACCAGATCCCTGCCATGTGCTTGCTGGAGCTCTCAAAATACACTTTGACACAAAGCTCATCATGCATTTATCCATATATCACCATGGAGCTTAAACAAGCATGCAGAtgagttcccatgatgcttagagtgcagattcaggaagcAGCCGAGTGGACGCCAATATCaggttttgaagtcttatgcagagaTGTTGTTTTGATATGACAAATGTTGGGTGTACAATCACTCCATCTTCTGCTTGAACTGCGGCAGCTGAAAAGGGCATCTCACGTCTCATCACCAGAGCTAACGGGTGACGCTGGGAACGCCAAGTGTAGGTGGAGTTGtagggtttatagtgtgtaaatatcccatctTACAATGTGGACATCTGCTGCTTATAGACAACTTCCACTTATCTATTCTCCACATTCCAGAAATAACTGCTTTTCTCGGAATTCCACATTCACCCATTTGTTCAGAAGTCACATCATTTCTACACCAAATGTCTTTTGCGGTTGGTGCTACTGTGTTCATCTTGTTCCATCCTGTCATTTTCCACACTATGGTCATGTCCGCTATTATcctcttttcactttcactttcctttcttGTCTCAAAGAGCTCCCCCTTTGCTTCTTGCCCTTAGACTCAAAGCAAAATGGTGATGCTGCCAATGCGGCGGCACTGGCCAATGAGGACTGTCCCACCATTGACCAGGTTCTGGGGGATGAGCGCAGTCCAGCCACCGGGGGCCTCGGCTCGACCACCAGCCGTGAACGCTACCCGCACGATCGGGCCTGCTTCCTGCTGAATGCCGGGGAATTCCAGCGCACAACAGATGGCAACATTCGAAAAGGTAGGAGATCAGACGAGGGATTTAGGAAGCGGTTGGTAGCAGCAGTGCACTGGGGCTTGACTGGCATACTGACaatatgcattgtaattattattaacaacaAACACAAGATAGGATCAATATACAGTCAACACTCGACCAtaaccaaaacatacaaaaaccaaagcaataataaatcatgtcaataccatttgttccagacacccaaaaatatgaacaaaaatgcattttataaagaataattatacattacattacattcagaAACTACAttgaaatgaagaatgaaaaggataaatgaacatccaACATGACTTTTATCTTGATCCAATCATGTTTTTACACGGAGTGTTTGGCTGCACAATAACCCAGACCCATAACCCATAACAGACCCAAATCACACCAAAACCAGATTACACTCAAATTAaatcagacaaaaaacaaatcatacaaaaccCAATGATATGAAAAGCAAGGATGGACTTTAATTGCATCTAACCATTGTTGTTAAAGGAGGCTGAAATTCTATAGGATAAGTGTGTagatatatgctgtatatatactgtatactgtgtgtgtatatatatatatatatatatatatatatatatatatatggataagtgtgtatatatatgctgtatatatactgtgtgtatgtatatatatatgtgtgtgtatatatgtgtgtgtgtgtgtgtgtatatatatatatatatatatatatatatatatatatatatatatatatatatacacatatatatatacactgctcaaaaaattaaagcaacacttggaaaacacatcagatctaaactgggggaaaaatgatgttgaatatctttcctgataataagtgggtgatgtactagtaacaaaatgatgccacataattcgatagaaatgaaaatgatcaccctatagaggggggaaatcaaagacaccccaaaaatgaaagtgaaaaaatgatgcagcacactggtccactttgctaaaatgtcattgtagcaactcaaaatgattgtcagtagtttgtgtggcccccacgtgcttgtacgcatgcctgacaacgtcggggcatgctcctaatgagactacagatggtgtcctgggggatctcctcccagatctggaccagggcatcactgcggtatctggatgcatggaggagattccaggagacaggtagttactccaggagagctggacagggccatagaaggtccttcaaccctcagcaggatcggtatctgctcatttgtgcaaggaggaacaggatgagcactgccagagccctacaaaatgacctccagcaggtcactggtgtgaatgtttctgaccaaacaatcagaaacaggctccgtgagggtggcctgagggcccgacgtcctgtagtgggccctgtgctcactgcccagcaccgtagagctcgattggcatttgccatagaccaccagaattggcaactacaccactggtgccctgtgcttttccctgatgagagcaagttcaacctgagcacatgtgacagacgtgaaagggtctggagatgccgtggagaacgttatggtgcctgcaacatcattcagcatgaccggtttggtggtgggtcagtgatggtctggggggggcatatccctggaaggacgcacagacctctaaaggttagataatggcaccctgacttatattaggtaccgggatgaaatccttggacccattgtcagaacctatgctggtgcagtgggacctgggttcctcctggtccacgacaatgcccgacctcatgtggctagtgtatgcaagtagttcctggaggatgaaggaattgataccattgactggcccccacgttcacctgacctaaacccaatagaacacctctgggacattatgtttaggtccatccggcgccgccaggttgctcctcagactgtccaggagctcatagatgccctggtccagatctgggaggaaatcccccaggacaccatccgtagtctcattaggagcatgccccgacgttgtcaggcatgcgtacaagcacgtgggggccacacaaactactgacaatcattttgagttgctacaatgacattttagcaaaatggaccagtgtgctgcatcattttttcactttcatttttggggtgtctttgatttcccccctctatagggtgatcattttcatttctatcaaatgatgttgTCAGGGCTGTTGTGAGGAGTCTGGtgtaggatcccaagatgcagcagcaagacaacTCCAGGTAAGAAAAAGGTCTTTATTCCAACACAAGGTAGTTAAACTcaaaggaacaaaaaacaacggtgccaaCTAGAGTCCAAGGGCACCGCGACAAAAAGGAGTGAGGCAGGTAAGGAAACAAAAGATACCTGAGATATGAGCGGGTTGCCAGATGAGCAGGCGGAAggtcaaacatgcacaaaataatgtCTAGGAAGACAAAGGGTGTAGCAAGAACGGTCCAACACGCGGAATAATACCACGTTTTCCAGATGCAGCCACAGGGGTAAAGTAGCTGAGCAAATGGGAAACAGCTGTGCTCATCAGGCAGCTCCGCCCATCTCAGGAGGACCAGCATCTGAATAACACAGAAAGAACGGCAGTAACTGAAtctagaaataaacaaaatgaaagcaaattATATGTCACCGTAGAGCGTGACATTatcccccccctcccctcaagGAAAGCCACCTGGCGGACTACCAGGCTTGTCTGGGAATTTATGGTAAAATTCCGAAAGAAGGGTGGGGTCGAGGATGGGCGACCGGGGAACCCAGGAGCGATCCTCGGGACCGTAACCCTCCCAATCGATGAGGTACTGAACACCCCTGCCCCGTCTCCTGGCGTCCAAGATGGATTTAGCTGTAAAGGTGGGATGACCATCGATCAAGCGATGAGGGGGAGGAGGCACTGGTGGCGGACTCAGGTCACTCTCGGCAACAGGCTTAAGGCGGGACACATGGAATACTGGGTGCGTCTTGAGGGAGGGAGGAATCTTGAGTTTGACGGACACTGGACCCACCTTTCGATCCACTTCGTACGGTCTGACAAATCTGGGAGACAGTTTTTTGGACTCCACCGCTAGGGGGAGGTCCCGGGATGACAACCACACCCTCTGCCCGGGTTGGTAATCCGGTGCCGGCTTGCGATGACGATCCGCAATCTTCTGAAAGAGCCGACCTTGTGTCGCGCCAGACCTGGTGGACCCGGCGAAGAAAAACGGCCACAGATGACACCGAGGATTCTGCCTCCTGGGACGGGAATAGCGGAGGCTGAAAACCGTGGACTACATGAAATGGGGAGAGACCAGTAGAGGAGCACACCAGGGTGTTGTgggcgtactccacccagggaaGGTCATGAGCCCAGGATGTGGGGTGCTGATGGCACACGCACCGTAGAACAGATTCCAGGTCCTGGTtagcccgctccgtctggctaTTGGTTTGAGGATGGTAGCCCAAGGAGAGGCTGACAGAGGCCCCCAACGACTTGCAGAAGGCCCTCCAGGTGGCTGAGGCGAACTGAGGACCACTGTCAGATACCACGTCGACGGGTATCCCATGGAGTCGCACAACGTGCTGGACCAGGAGTTTGGCTGTCTCCAGTGAAGAGGGGAGTTTGCGTAGAGGGATAAAATGGGTAAGTTTGGAAGATCTGTCCACAATAGTAAGAACGGTGGTGCACCCCCTAGAAGCGGGCAGACCAATAACAAAATCCATTGCGATGTGTGACCAGGGGCGGGAAGGGATGTGAAGAGGTTGAAGTAATCCGGCTGGTGGTTGGTTCAATGACTTGTTCCTGGCACAGACGGAGCAGGCTGCCACGAATCCTTTGGTGTCGGTGTGGAGGGAAGGCCACCAAAAGCGCTGGGCAAGGAGGAAGGCCGTGCGTCTGGCTCCCGGATGACAGGCGATCCTGGAACAATGCGCCCAGGTCAGGAACGAAGAGCCGGCCTGGCGGGCAACCTGCCGGAGGAGATGTGTCCCGGACAGCTTCTGCCACTCTCTTCTCCACTTGCCACTGAAGACCCCCCAGGATGCGGGAATGAGGAAGGATGGTCTCCGGAGGACACTCCTCAACCGGGAGGGCGAACATCCTGGACAAGGCATCCGGCTTGCCGTTGCGTGACCCAGGCCGATAGGTCAATGTAAAATCGAACCTGGTGAGGAACAGTGCTCACCGAGCCTGGCGGGGGTTGAGGCGTTGAGCTGCACGTATGTAGGCGAGGTTTCTGTGGTCCGTGAAGATAAGGAACGGATGTGTTGCTCCCTccaaccagtgcctccactcttgCAGAGCGAGGACCACCGCCAACAGCTCCCGGTTGCCAACATCATAGTTCCTCTCAGCGGGCGAGAGACGCCTGGAgaaaaaggcgcaggggtgcaaccTCTGGTCGTGACTGGAACGCTGGGAGAGCACGGCCCCGACCCCCGCGTCAGACGCATCAACCTCAACGGTAAAAGAAAGAGAAGGATCAGGGTGGATCAAAACAGGTGCTGAAGTGAAGGCGGACTTAAGGCGCCTGAAGGCCAGGTCGGCCCCCGGCGACCACTCAAAGGAGACCTTAGAGGATGTTAGCTTGTTCAGAGGTTCGGCTACTTTACTGAAATCTCGGATAAAGCGCCGGTAAAAGTTGGAAaatcccaggaacctctgcaaaagCTTTCTAGATGTAGGAGTAGGCCAGTCCACCACTGCCTGAATCTTAGCAGGGTCAGGACAAAgttggcccttctccacaatgaatcCAAGGAAAGACACCGAAGAGGAGTGAAAAGAGCATTTCTGTGGTTTAACAAAAAGCCTGTTCTCTAATAATCGTTGCAAGACGAGACGaacgtggtggtggtgttgATCGAGAGAGGTGGAGAATATGAGAATGTTGTCCAGATAAAGAAAAACGAAACGGCCGATCATATCGCGGAGGACGTCATTAACAAGGGATTGAAAAACTGCGGGAGCATTGGTGAGTCCAAAGGGCATGACACAATATTCAAAGTGCCCCAGAGGAGTGCTAAAAGCTGTTTTCCACTCATCCCCGTTACGAATACGCACCAAGTGATAAGCGTTCCGTAAGTCCAGTTTAGTGAAAATATTAGCATTGTGGAGCGGCGTAAAAGCAGAATCTAGAAGGGGTAGAGGATATTTGTTGCGTACTGTAATTTTGTTGAGTGCGCGGAAATCAATACATGGCCGTAGGGAGCCGTCCTTCTTTTTGACAAAAAAGAACCCCGCCGCTAGGGGAGAAGAAGATGGTCGGATGTGACCAGCGGCGAGCGAAGTGGTAACGTACTCCTCCAGGGCACCTTGTTCAGCTAGAGAGATGTTATACAGGCGAGAGGAGGGAAGAGGTGAACCAGGAAACAAATCAATTGCGCAATCATAGGGCCGGTGTGGAGGAAGTGTCATGGCGTGGTCTTTACAGAAAACCTTCCCAAGGGAGTGATATTCCCTGGGAACAAGTGAAAGGTCGGGAGGGACGAGTGGGGAGGTGTGGGAGGGCGTGACAGGAGGTGAAGCTGAGCCTAAACAGTGTGAATGACAAAAGGTGCTCCAATTGGAAATTTTGAATGTAGACCAATCAATAGTGGGACTATGACGGTGAAGCCAAGGGAGACCCAGCACCACGGGAGCAGAGCgagaagaaataataaaaaaactaatgcaTTCATGATGATTACCTGAGAGTAAAAGGGAAAGGGGGCGTGTTTGAAGCGTGACGCTAGCTAGGTGTAGACTATCAAGAGAACGAACATGTTTGCAAGTTTCAACAGGCATAGTAGGAATGTCCAGCTGTTTAACAAGACCAATGTCAATGAAATTCTCATCAGCGCCAGAGTCAATAAGAGCGCTAATAGTGTGCCCCTCCCTCTCCTGCCAAGACAGCGTACCTTCCACTTGGAGACGCCCCACGGAGGAACTGGAGGGGGAAGGAGGAGGTGAAGATCCTCTCTCCGCTGGAGCGCTCGTGAAAGCAGCCGATCGCCGTGGACGAGGACGACTTGGACAGCGGGTGATAGCGTGGTCCGCTGCTCCACAGTAGAGACACAACCGCAGGAGAACGCGCCGCCTCCTCTTCGTGGCCGACAACCGGCTGCCTCCCAGCTGCATCGGCGACACATCCTCGGCGGTCTCCGACGGGGATCCGGACCATTGAGGAGGAGGCGGCAGGGAAGGAGGAAGATCCAAGCGACGAAGCGATGACTGGTCAGGTGTGTGGGGAGGGGGCCCGTCCCGCTGTCGGACACGCTCCCGCAGGCGGTTATCCAGCCGGATAGAGAGGGAGATGAGCTCCTCTAGCGTCCTCGTCTCGTCGTGGGCAGCCAACTCGTCCTGTATGCGGGAGCTGAGACTGGCAAAAAACACGCAGCGGAGGGCTTTTTCATTCCAGCCACTCTCCACTGCCAGGATGCGGAACGTGATGGAAT
This genomic interval from Dunckerocampus dactyliophorus isolate RoL2022-P2 chromosome 18, RoL_Ddac_1.1, whole genome shotgun sequence contains the following:
- the LOC129171014 gene encoding potassium voltage-gated channel subfamily C member 1-like isoform X8, with translation MTCSASDSEKIVINCGGIRHETYRSTLKTLPGTRLSWLTEPDAFSNFDYDPKSDEFFFDRHPATFAFILNYYRTGKLHCPNDVCGPLFEEELAFWGIDETDVEACCWMNYRQHRDAEEALDSFETPEPDAPEEDPALTGGVDGDLKRLCVQEDGRRATWWEVWQPKMWALFEDPYSSKYARYVAFASLFFILLSISTFCLETHEVFNTIYNKTENVTVGNVTHEEIVYEVVTDGWLTYVEGVCVIWFTIEVLLRVIFCPDKAEFFRSALNIIDFVAIVPFYLEVALSGLSSKTAKDVLSFLRVVRFVRILRIFKLTRHFVGLRVLGHTLRASTNEFLLLIIFLALGVLIFATMIYYAERIGADPDDPTAAAHTNFKNIPIGFWWAVVTMTTLGYGDMYPETWSGMLVGALCALAGVLTIAMPVPVIVNNFGMYYSLAMAKQKLPKKRNKHIPRAPQPGSPNYCKPDALAMATASPHRLMGNVLGPGMVASGSLIAAGDCPLAQEEIIDINRADSKQNGDAANAAALANEDCPTIDQVLGDERSPATGGLGSTTSRERYPHDRACFLLNAGEFQRTTDGNIRKATC
- the LOC129171014 gene encoding potassium voltage-gated channel subfamily C member 1-like isoform X1, which codes for MTCSASDSEKIVINCGGIRHETYRSTLKTLPGTRLSWLTEPDAFSNFDYDPKSDEFFFDRHPATFAFILNYYRTGKLHCPNDVCGPLFEEELAFWGIDETDVEACCWMNYRQHRDAEEALDSFETPEPDAPEEDPALTGGVDGDLKRLCVQEDGRRATWWEVWQPKMWALFEDPYSSKYARYVAFASLFFILLSISTFCLETHEVFNTIYNKTENVTVGNVTHEEIVYEVVTDGWLTYVEGVCVIWFTIEVLLRVIFCPDKAEFFRSALNIIDFVAIVPFYLEVALSGLSSKTAKDVLSFLRVVRFVRILRIFKLTRHFVGLRVLGHTLRASTNEFLLLIIFLALGVLIFATMIYYAERIGADPDDPTAAAHTNFKNIPIGFWWAVVTMTTLGYGDMYPETWSGMLVGALCALAGVLTIAMPVPVIVNNFGMYYSLAMAKQKLPKKRNKHIPRAPQPGSPNYCKPDALAMATASPHRLMGNVLGPGMVASGSLIAAGDCPLAQEEIIDINRADSKQNGDAANAAALANEDCPTIDQVLGDERSPATGGLGSTTSRERYPHDRACFLLNAGEFQRTTDGNIRKATGYEKSRSLNNISGMMGAPPRLTPITNATFEPFQPPGLRRCRSPIPSIL
- the LOC129171014 gene encoding potassium voltage-gated channel subfamily C member 1-like isoform X9, with the translated sequence MTCSASDSEKIVINCGGIRHETYRSTLKTLPGTRLSWLTEPDAFSNFDYDPKSDEFFFDRHPATFAFILNYYRTGKLHCPNDVCGPLFEEELAFWGIDETDVEACCWMNYRQHRDAEEALDSFETPEPDAPEEDPALTGGVDGDLKRLCVQEDGRRATWWEVWQPKMWALFEDPYSSKYARYVAFASLFFILLSISTFCLETHEVFNTIYNKTENVTVGNVTHEEIVYEVVTDGWLTYVEGVCVIWFTIEVLLRVIFCPDKAEFFRSALNIIDFVAIVPFYLEVALSGLSSKTAKDVLSFLRVVRFVRILRIFKLTRHFVGLRVLGHTLRASTNEFLLLIIFLALGVLIFATMIYYAERIGADPDDPTAAAHTNFKNIPIGFWWAVVTMTTLGYGDMYPETWSGMLVGALCALAGVLTIAMPVPVIVNNFGMYYSLAMAKQKLPKKRNKHIPRAPQPGSPNYCKPDALAMATASPHRLMGNVLGPGMVASGSLIAAGDCPLAQEEIIDINRADSKQNGDAANAAALANEDCPTIDQVLGDERSPATGGLGSTTSRERYPHDRACFLLNAGEFQRTTDGNIRKG
- the LOC129171014 gene encoding potassium voltage-gated channel subfamily C member 1-like isoform X4 produces the protein MTCSASDSEKIVINCGGIRHETYRSTLKTLPGTRLSWLTEPDAFSNFDYDPKSDEFFFDRHPATFAFILNYYRTGKLHCPNDVCGPLFEEELAFWGIDETDVEACCWMNYRQHRDAEEALDSFETPEPDAPEEDPALTGGVDGDLKRLCVQEDGRRATWWEVWQPKMWALFEDPYSSKYARYVAFASLFFILLSISTFCLETHEVFNTIYNKTENVTVGNVTHEEIVYEVVTDGWLTYVEGVCVIWFTIEVLLRVIFCPDKAEFFRSALNIIDFVAIVPFYLEVALSGLSSKTAKDVLSFLRVVRFVRILRIFKLTRHFVGLRVLGHTLRASTNEFLLLIIFLALGVLIFATMIYYAERIGADPDDPTAAAHTNFKNIPIGFWWAVVTMTTLGYGDMYPETWSGMLVGALCALAGVLTIAMPVPVIVNNFGMYYSLAMAKQKLPKKRNKHIPRAPQPGSPNYCKPDALAMATASPHRLMGNVLGPGMVASGSLIAAGDCPLAQEEIIDINRADSKQNGDAANAAALANEDCPTIDQVLGDERSPATGGLGSTTSRERYPHDRACFLLNAGEFQRTTDGNIRKGGTVNGYWSDSPW
- the LOC129171014 gene encoding potassium voltage-gated channel subfamily C member 1-like isoform X7, yielding MTCSASDSEKIVINCGGIRHETYRSTLKTLPGTRLSWLTEPDAFSNFDYDPKSDEFFFDRHPATFAFILNYYRTGKLHCPNDVCGPLFEEELAFWGIDETDVEACCWMNYRQHRDAEEALDSFETPEPDAPEEDPALTGGVDGDLKRLCVQEDGRRATWWEVWQPKMWALFEDPYSSKYARYVAFASLFFILLSISTFCLETHEVFNTIYNKTENVTVGNVTHEEIVYEVVTDGWLTYVEGVCVIWFTIEVLLRVIFCPDKAEFFRSALNIIDFVAIVPFYLEVALSGLSSKTAKDVLSFLRVVRFVRILRIFKLTRHFVGLRVLGHTLRASTNEFLLLIIFLALGVLIFATMIYYAERIGADPDDPTAAAHTNFKNIPIGFWWAVVTMTTLGYGDMYPETWSGMLVGALCALAGVLTIAMPVPVIVNNFGMYYSLAMAKQKLPKKRNKHIPRAPQPGSPNYCKPDALAMATASPHRLMGNVLGPGMVASGSLIAAGDCPLAQEEIIDINRADSKQNGDAANAAALANEDCPTIDQVLGDERSPATGGLGSTTSRERYPHDRACFLLNAGEFQRTTDGNIRKGLL